From a single Gimesia fumaroli genomic region:
- a CDS encoding efflux RND transporter periplasmic adaptor subunit, translating to MMNQSMLKQNWKWILTLVILIPAGLLAWSSQEQWLPAVQGWTQSKQTAEKQAKSNESAAAHDDESHHDHDHAGHAGHDEASSLELSPQARKNVGLTADKVIPVKLQSFTRTITIPAIVVERPGKTRVTIVAPMTGIITNVNVLAGEAVKPDRELFKLRLTHEDLVQAQTAYLKTLGELDVEKKEIERLTDITNRGVIAGKVLLEREYEKEKLEAILKSQREALLLHGFSDAQVDRIDQTRRLIKEHQVYVPILNDQSGEVQLPNMKIRRISATEDTLQKPRTLPPQSMFIVQSMNVSKGDFVEAGATLCVLADYSDLYLKGQAFEQEADELTRCMEKQWPVQAIQEVNNKEKKLINNLKIDYLDNQIETDSRTFSVFVDLPNRVQYDTVRQNGKHFVTWEYKPGQRMQLRVPVEIWQKQIVLPVEAIATEGAEHFVFQENGDHFDRRPVHILYQDQISAVIENDGSIFPGDKIALAGAHQLQMALKNKAGGGVDPHAGHSH from the coding sequence ATGATGAATCAATCAATGCTGAAACAAAACTGGAAATGGATTTTAACTCTGGTCATCCTGATACCGGCCGGGTTGCTGGCCTGGAGCTCCCAGGAACAATGGCTACCAGCGGTTCAAGGGTGGACCCAAAGTAAGCAGACCGCAGAGAAGCAGGCCAAGAGCAACGAATCTGCAGCCGCGCACGATGACGAGTCGCACCACGATCACGACCATGCCGGGCATGCCGGGCATGACGAAGCCAGCTCGCTGGAACTCTCTCCCCAGGCGCGAAAAAATGTGGGTCTGACCGCAGATAAGGTGATTCCGGTCAAGCTGCAATCATTCACACGCACGATTACGATTCCTGCAATCGTGGTCGAACGGCCGGGGAAAACCAGGGTTACCATCGTCGCACCCATGACGGGCATTATCACGAATGTGAATGTGCTTGCAGGAGAAGCAGTCAAGCCAGATCGTGAGTTATTCAAGCTTCGGCTCACTCACGAAGATCTCGTCCAGGCACAGACGGCCTACCTGAAAACACTGGGCGAACTCGATGTCGAAAAGAAAGAGATCGAACGGCTTACAGACATCACGAATCGTGGAGTGATTGCCGGTAAGGTCTTACTGGAACGAGAGTACGAAAAGGAAAAACTGGAAGCGATTCTGAAATCACAACGTGAAGCACTCTTATTACACGGATTCAGTGATGCCCAGGTTGATCGAATCGATCAAACACGCCGCTTGATTAAAGAGCATCAGGTTTATGTGCCTATACTTAACGATCAATCTGGTGAAGTACAGTTGCCAAATATGAAAATACGGCGGATTTCGGCAACGGAGGATACCTTACAGAAGCCCAGAACACTCCCACCCCAGTCGATGTTTATTGTCCAGTCCATGAATGTCAGCAAAGGCGACTTCGTTGAGGCAGGAGCTACGCTGTGCGTGTTAGCAGACTACAGTGACCTGTATCTCAAAGGTCAGGCATTCGAGCAGGAAGCAGATGAACTCACACGCTGTATGGAAAAACAATGGCCCGTTCAGGCGATTCAGGAAGTGAATAATAAAGAGAAAAAACTGATCAACAATCTCAAGATTGATTATCTGGATAACCAGATTGAAACCGATTCCAGAACATTTTCCGTTTTTGTAGACCTCCCCAATCGGGTTCAGTATGACACCGTTCGCCAAAATGGAAAACACTTTGTGACCTGGGAATACAAGCCGGGACAGCGGATGCAGTTGCGGGTTCCTGTTGAGATCTGGCAGAAACAAATCGTACTTCCTGTCGAAGCGATCGCTACGGAAGGAGCCGAACATTTTGTATTCCAGGAAAACGGCGACCATTTTGATCGGCGTCCGGTTCATATCCTTTATCAGGACCAGATATCAGCGGTAATCGAAAATGATGGCTCGATATTTCCGGGTGACAAAATTGCGCTCGCCGGGGCACATCAGTTACAGATGGCATTGAAAAATAAGGCCGGCGGTGGAGTCGATCCGCATGCAGGACACTCGCATTAG
- a CDS encoding C-terminal binding protein — MSAKFRVLITDRAWPDCEVERKELALVDAEVIEAPPGADEQTLIEKATGVDAIATCWAQVTEAVIAAAPDCKTIARLGIGLDNIDVKYATSRKIPVTNVPDYCIPEVADHAMALMLASLRNVAFFHHQTKQGIYDLSAAPLPRRVSSLTMGLFGFGLTGQAVAERARAFGMDVLATNSSGNDYGTGTTMVPFEELIQKSDVISIHAPLTEATQHQFDQSAFAQMKSTALIINTSRGGLIDFAALKSAIENQDIAGAALDVFDPEPPDLSDPFFQDERVIATPHAAFISQESLDELRQQAARQVADVLVGRETTNVVNPSVFE; from the coding sequence GTGTCTGCGAAATTTCGTGTTTTAATTACCGATCGTGCCTGGCCTGACTGCGAGGTGGAACGCAAAGAATTAGCGCTCGTTGATGCCGAAGTCATCGAAGCCCCGCCCGGTGCTGATGAACAGACACTTATTGAAAAAGCAACGGGCGTCGATGCGATTGCCACCTGCTGGGCTCAGGTTACCGAAGCCGTAATCGCCGCTGCCCCTGACTGCAAAACCATCGCCCGTCTGGGAATTGGCCTGGATAATATCGACGTCAAATATGCAACCTCGCGCAAGATTCCAGTGACCAACGTTCCCGATTACTGCATCCCGGAAGTCGCCGACCATGCGATGGCGTTGATGCTGGCGAGTCTGCGCAATGTCGCCTTTTTTCACCACCAGACAAAACAGGGAATCTATGATCTGTCGGCGGCTCCCCTGCCTCGGAGAGTCAGTTCGCTGACAATGGGTTTGTTCGGTTTCGGACTGACGGGTCAGGCCGTGGCAGAGCGGGCGCGGGCCTTTGGTATGGATGTGCTTGCCACGAATTCGTCCGGCAATGATTATGGCACCGGGACGACCATGGTGCCGTTCGAGGAGCTCATTCAGAAAAGTGACGTCATTTCCATCCATGCGCCCCTTACGGAAGCGACACAACATCAGTTCGATCAAAGTGCGTTTGCACAGATGAAGTCAACTGCTTTGATTATCAATACTTCCCGCGGCGGACTGATTGATTTTGCCGCATTGAAATCCGCCATTGAAAACCAGGACATCGCCGGAGCCGCTCTGGACGTGTTCGATCCGGAACCACCGGATTTATCGGACCCGTTTTTTCAAGACGAACGGGTCATTGCGACCCCTCACGCGGCCTTTATTTCACAGGAATCACTGGACGAACTTCGACAACAGGCGGCCCGACAGGTGGCAGATGTCCTCGTAGGGAGGGAAACCACTAATGTGGTAAACCCGTCAGTATTTGAATAA